The Ipomoea triloba cultivar NCNSP0323 chromosome 13, ASM357664v1 genomic interval GAACCTTGTGATTAATATGTGGTTATTTTAATGTTGTGAAACTAGATGTATCCTTGCGTGAATAGTTGTATGATTTTGATTGCGGTAAAGTAATTAGATAAAGAGAAAGATAGAGAATAATGGATACTCTTATTAATCATCCTTCAATTCAATATCATTAGGATACTCTGTATAAATACTGATGTGGGTACAAGTAGGAATACCCTAGGCAAAATCGATCTACGTGACAGTTGGTCAGAGGTTCTCGGTCTCTTTGACTATTCAGGAGATAAAACAGCCAAAAGTTCTCCTGACAGcaataaatgcgccttttataagTGGCCTCGAGCAGAGCTCCGGCCCAGCGACATGCGCTACGCGTGTCGAACATGCACCGGTACGAGTAACAGCCCAATCGTCCAGCAGCCAGGTGCTAGTCTCGGATAAGTAAGGCTCTAACCCAGATAGGGTATTAAGTTAGGTTGAGACGCTAGTCCGACCGACCCGTAGAGACCGGGATAAAGGCGGGTTCTAGAGAATATGAAATAGCCCGGGACGGAACATAGACCAGGAGGTCGGTATAAGTAGACCGGGGTTTTATCCCTATCAAATATATACAAGATATacaaagttttaatttattataagacTAATAAAGATGAAGATGTATTATCATAGTATAATACCTCTAGTAATATCCACATCTAATAATTTAGTACACTTCCCTTAGACATTATTATATCATACTTATGCCTGGTTAAAAAGCTCACTACAAAATTTCAGTGGaaaaaagtgaagaaaaaaaaaagtacacaagGAAAAGTTTGGCTTGCTGGTATACTCGGAGCTTCCCTGGATACTTCCTAGTTCCTACTTTCCTAGTGGCATTGTTTTTGGTAACATAGACTTTTCAAAACAAAGATACTACACAGTACACCAGGCCACGTCATTTAGAATAAAATATACAGAGAGTACAAGCACGTGTTATGAATTGGAGCCATATTTATTGAAGCAGGGAAGCACGAGTTCTGCACTTTAAATTGAAGCAATTAAGAAATGAAgccaattaattaatagaatCAAAGAAAGTTGATATGCTTGTTAATTTAGTGattttaagattttaagtttgatttttaatGGAAGTGGTGGTTGGTTATAAACAATTTaggttgatttaatttttttatcggCTAAGATAACAAAATAGATTTACCTAATGCAAGAACGGGAGAAATTCAGTTGAACTGATAAGATAGTTGACTTGATTTCATAATCATAAGGTAAAAAGTTGTAGTATGCAAACTATACTTCTTGCCAATCAAGTTAAACTATTCATTTGAATAATATCCCATATATAATTCTTAAATTACTTTTGAAGGGAATATATCGCCCCAACCTATCAGGCCTAACTCATTTAAAATGGTCTAACATTTGATTAtgattaactcataaaataaggTTCGTAAAATTTAATGTCTAAGAAATTAACCTCCTCTCAAAAATCGTGTCTAAGAAGTCTTCACATGTATTCGTTCAATTGCGCGTGAGAGGTCTGATTATATTTAACCAATCAACCAACAATAAGTTGGCGCATGTCAAAATAGGCATAATATATAGACTTGTTGATCATCATTCATCATAATTCCAATCTATACCATGCGACTTAGTCCAACCAATAGCCTCCGTCAACTTgtcaaaacaaattataaaactTGACTGTTTTTCTTCCGTTATAAATAAAAGTCTTAACGTAACatataaaaagttaataattttttttttcaatcaaatttttACTTTACTCCTAACCTCCCATGTCACTATTAACTCTCTACACTTGTGCTCAATGTTGTTAAGAATTTGGGCAGGTGCGGTTTGATAAACACAGGGATCGGAATTTCTACTTATTATTTGGAAGAATCAATGCTACATTAGTTAATTTAATGGAAGTTCAAAATATATAGGTATTCAAATTGCATATTATTCACAATTGTGCATTAGGAAAGATTCTGATCCATGTAGCAAGACAATTTTTCGAGAGAGATGTGCATGTAACTTTGAGTAACAATTATGGAACAATCGAATTTTAACATGGTGCTTAAGCCATATACCAATTCGATGTGAGCTATATGAAAAGTGAAAGAAAGTTTTAGAGTCCCTAGCAAGGTAAATTTTCGAGAGTGAGGTGCataatttaaggaaaaaaaacacGATATTGAGCTTTGGAAAATAATTATGGAACAACTAACCAAACTTTAACATGTTGCTTAAGTCATGTACCAATTCAAAGTGAGTTGTACAAAAAGTGAACGAAAGTTTTAGAGTCCAAAATCAAAAAATTTGAATTCAGTTGTTTGAATTCAAATTTTCCTAGTCATGcattttgtaataaaattatatcatggagAGAATTTAGGCCATTCTTGATGAGAGTTAAATTATGACATTGTAGTCATTAAATTAACAACTTGACCAACTTAATACTTGATAAGATTACCCCACAAATTTTCGTtacttatcaaattttaaaccCTATTCTCTTTATCACTTAAAATCCAAGCGTGGCAATGGTCATACCCAAAATCAGAAAAACAAATCGCATACCCAACCCAAAATTAAACCTAACAAGTTAACAACACGAagtcaaataatttaatttatttaattatgattaGAGAAAGTTTAGGACAAAATTTGTAACAAATTATAACCACTTATACATGTACTTCCATACCAATACTAGTAGAATTTCAACTTGACTTAACCCCATTTATACTctgatatgtatatattaatctGATAAATAACATACAATTCACTTTCTCATACTACATATctactaataataaatagaattaatcATCATTTTGGTCCATCAATTGTTTCTCTCAACTATCAATGTAGTccatagttttcaatttcaactaatttgatcttcgaattatttaaaatttcatcgATTAAACCCTTTCAGTgaccaaaatggtgattttcacattttaaatatttttgtcaaatttggTCCCTTCgctttaattaaaatgtacattttactaCAAGCTAATATACTATGTATGAGACAATTTCTCtatattttaagaatttaaatgcaaaaatttaattatctaatcaatcttataggaaaaataataatatttcaaaatgtaAATGAGAGCTTACAATATGAATAGTTCACacataggccctgtttggttatatcagcctatcagccaattttggcttatttgaccactattagttgtttggttaataagctttttgtaactctaaaatactaaaattcaaaaggctactcaaagtagcccgcattttcaattagctttttgaaaaaaattttataccaaacagctatcagctaacagccaacccaatcagccaactttttacaatcagctaatgttattaacaaatcataccttctaacccaatcagccaacagccatttaccaaacaggaccataacaaaaattgAGTTCCAAACCATATACACAATGAAAACTTATGAATTCATATGTTATATAACTTcattgcataattttttttattactacggctctgtttggcagagcttatttagtagcttatagcttattttaagctactaataagctataagctctgtttggtaatgttctcaaaataagctagtagcttaaaataagagtttattttgaaatgctacttggggtagcttttcaaaataagctagtagctttttaactttttttcatctttatccttatcattttaaataaatgacatcctttaccccctcaattaaaacccttttgacatttttctttttattatgtttggttgtaatttcagtttgatatttatgtttgaacattaatttttgtatgaactaatcttatgaattataaatatttttttttattttatatattttcaaatatatgtttttattttatattttatttaaatatattgatttcattattttatattttaatatataaacaaacatatttaaatttaaaattatttaaattgtatgaagatgtcctttttagtctttttatatttatcagcttatcaaaaagttaattttaccaaacacttttaagcataacagctcttcagatttcagtttcgagcttatagcttttcagctttaagctatttttcagctttcagctaccttttcagctaggtttgtcaaacatagcAGTACTATTGGACAATATCAATAAGCCTATTATAATCATGTtacttttaacaaaaataaaaataataataagttaagtATAATCAtgttatttttaacaaaaaattaattaagttttattGAATCATCAATATTGCATTAAgaaaacttaatttattttatattgtcaataaaaataaacttttacaTGCATTAACATCATATTCATCCCAACGCATAAAAGCAGATTATCTACTAGTTGTAGCACTTCCAAAAATCAAAGGTCACCATCTTTATCGTCATATCGTGGAAGAGGCAGGACCTAATATGAACATTTTGCGTGAAAGAAAAGTATCTTCATTAAGTGTTCATTGTTCACATTTGACCACACATGAAACATAattcctttttaaaaattaaaattaaaaatttgcctaataaagacaaaaatcaaaagctgtataattaaaaactattgtgcagccaatgaccttgtggtttagtggcacccggtgtcccggaaaacactctcacatggatgatgggagtgggtttgagcctcagtctgagaaagtaactatgaacagatactacattgtaacagagtcagtagtactcaaaaaaaaaaaaaaaaaaaaaaactattgtgCACGATGGTGTCGTTCTTCTGCACGAGACTAAAGATTCTAATGctatctttaatttaatttttcaaaatttttcttcaatcccttttttttctttgaattttctatttttcattatatattatttattttaaattaaaacatgtataaataaatatctttttattttcattaatttttctaGAGATTTTTTTGCTcatacaaataaattttaaccaaaataaatacaaatgcTTATGTGAGAttgattttaaatatatattgtaatatttttaataaaaatgtactccgtaatatttttctatgagttcacacacacacattgcaAACATAATGAAACagagaacaaaaacaaaaccaaaaaaaaataaaaaaataaaacaaaaaaaacaaaaaacaaaaaataaaaacaagaggGGGCATACCACTCCCGCATTATTTAGTCATTaactatcaattttttttttttaaattttatgcatGCCTATAAAATTACTACCACATTTCACCATCTGATCTTGATCAATTTTTACccaatctttttaaatttttataaatgacAACCCTAAGATCACTATATTTTACTATGTCGTTTACATGAAGGTTAAATTCAAATAACTCACAATACTTTCATGCTAGAGACTTAGACTAAGGTTTgccaaaaaattaataaaaaatgaccaaatgtgaGAGGAATTTAATAGTTAGGCACTAAACGTAGAAAAAGTGATAGGTACTAAAGACCAAATTCCTTCCGCATTTGGTCCTCTCGAGTCTCGATCAATTTTCTCTGCAATCTACATGTTtgttaaattcaaataatttacatGACTGTCATATGAGAGATTTCAGCTAAGGCTGATAGAAAAATTAATCGAAGAACAAAATGTGAATGGAATTTGATAATCTATCATGCACCAATTATGTTTTcactaaaaaacaaataaacaaaaaggaTAATTAGTGATGCTTTCAATTCACAATGACTATTCAGTCCACGTAATACAGCCAAATCAGGAGGCAAAGCAGAAAACGAGTATTAGTGGaaaatttttatcaaaaaattaaaataaaataattcaaattaatttttatctcaaaaatTCCAAACCACTAGCCGTGTGCACGAGTTTATTAGTCCACTATTTTTGACCAGGAATAGTCAGTCGTTGCATACTTTCCATATCCATTGAATTCCTATTTGGAATTCAGTGGGGATTGGTTGAGCATTCTTTCGCAGTTCTCATTATCTCGATATACCTCTAACGTTACGGTAGCTCATTAATGTGTAACAACGATTACTGATGTGGTTTCAGTAGAGTGAGTTTGAATTAATTACAGAAAATATTGCCAAACactttgtgctcagatgacatgtatgtagtgactctctcatataggagatcatgagatcaagtcttagtggaggcggattgactctttgtgcttcaaaaaaaattacagaaaaTGTTTTATGATGAATGAaagattgtttttgttttaattcatATTAAAGTATTAGCGAGAATTAGAATTTATCCATTATACATGACATGTTTATTTCTTGTTTAGTATTTTAGTTCGTTAAGCATATCCATTAAGTTCTTTGATTATCGGTTGTATTGTGCTTTtggttttaatttaaaaaattgtaaaatgtattaattatgacaaaattcttattgacatttttatattagttttttttttaattagtaggATATAGAAGCACTGAAGCACTCGAGAAACAAAGGATTTGTCAATAATGATCACAAACAGTCCTCCATAGACGTACGGGAGCATCAACTCTGGGGTATTTGACAATTAGTTATTAATGGTTAGCTGATAGTTTATTGTATTAATTGTTTTGACTAGTTTGTAATATTAGTGGATTGTAAGAAAGTCTTTGGTAAAATAGGTATTTATGGTCAATGAGTAACATGAAAGAAAAATcaggatcgagtctcaccaacggcagtgtgagagcaacctctcaaagtgagggggttTCTTGTGCGTGGTAAACAAAggtctagcctctgtgttcagctgaattaccatgatttacatcctcccataTGCTCTGTCGGAGCGTGGTATacccttggggttggggatttaaccttttgggaataaaataaatttgaaggaaATTAGTTTGGGAAGGCTAATTCTATCTTCAAGCGAACTTCTCTCAAGAGCAGGAAATGCTCGAGCAAATGCATGCAAAATTATAATCGTTTGTCGATAAGTGCATGTGTAAACACAGTTATTTCGATAAAATTAAGGAATAACTATTATTGAGATTTTactgttgtgtgtgtgtgtgtgtgttttttttttttttttttttaaatgtcttTTTCTATCCCCAAATGTCACATTATAGTGAACCTAACCTAAGAAAATGCTAAAGCAACTTAAATTTGATAGGAATTGAAGTTTTAGTTTGTGGACCATCATAACATCAATTACATTTAATAGCGTTAAGAATAtatgttttagtattttatgaacatttaatatttgtaattgGTTGCacataattgtaattttaaaatattataacctTACCggttaacctttttttttttggtttatggaCTATTAGACAATAATAATGTTTAGCTCGTGTACACCAGCATATAGTGATTGTGAATTTTCTTAGTcgcttaaaaatattataattgtattGTATGTTGTACtcatatctttttaaaaaataaaaaaaaatatcctaaTTAATTCTCTCTAGAGTCTATTTATGCAATTTTCCTTGCAATTGCTATACATACGGTTAAGTCTATGGCAGTTGTCTGAACAGAAATAATGCACAACACAAGTTTATTATATTTGGGTAGGTGTCTTCTTTGACTGTAATgtgcaataaattaaaatttatcttattttggtaatttataatttctaattaattttatgtTCTCATCATTCTAGTCTTTCTAGATGCATCTTATACTAGCCttggtttaattattaattactaattatttaataataataattacaaggCAAAACTATTatgtaaaaatttgtaattaccCATTTTTGGAATTGAGGAAAAAATAATATCGAATAATTAAAGTTCAGAATGGTGTGTTGTATTAAAAAGCTCCGAGtcaaattttcttttaagtAAGAGGTAAATTTTACTGGTAAGATTTGAATTGAGTTCAGATTAATTTTACAGTAATTAAGATATTGAACGGtatattgaaaaagaaaaaaaaaagttaaaaaatagtATGTTTAGAATTCCATGGATGAAGTACTAAATATGGAGGAATCCTATTTCATTTTGGCTTTATAGAAAAGATAATTCTAAGATATGTTATTTGGAATTAAAATCCACGTGCATTGACGGCTTGACCAACAATTCAATTGCGTGTTACAGTCAGTAGGCgcaaaaatggaaaaagaaaaaatgttatttgtaGTTAATTGGGACATGGAAATGGAAAAAGAGGAATATAATACTACAGGCGTTTCAATcttaatgtcttttttttttttttgcgtatgATAATTGCTATTTTCAATATTATGAGACTAATAATTCAGATAGTTTGATTAGTGTTTCTTAAAATGATCTACTCAAgccattacaatttacaaagttAGTTTAAACCTTCAACATTGTAGTTGTATTGACAGTACACTTACCAATTGTTTCAAACTGCTAGACTCACAAGTATgaagtatattatataattaaccAATAAATAATTGTCACtttaagttcaaattattttttacatatgCATCTATTATCTTTGCCACTGTAAAACTAATTTAGATTTAGTCTAATCATATCAACTTTGCAATTGCATGAGCAATGTTTTGACTTAAATACAaactattcaattatttaaaaaaaaaaaaaaagataaacgATTATGTATATTGTGAATACAAACTCGGattatgtacttttttttttcttttaacaagTAAAACCAACAACTACTACCTGAAAGTGTGTattgaataaattttgataTTGTCTAATAGCCCGCAAACTCGGTTATATAATTTTCACTCCTTTGAAAGTTGTGTCAATGAATTCAATAAAACGCTTAAAACAATATAAGGATTATATACATTTCTCTTGTTTTTTGCACCTAGTACTTAAACACGGTTAATTACTTCAATAAAACGCTTAAAACAAGGGAAAGTTATTAGAGAGAGTTTCACATTTATTCCAACTATAATACTATAATTAGGTAGCGTAGATTATTCAAATGAATAACCATGAAACAAGTAAATTCAAAAGTGACATAAACTATTGCTgttttatttatcattttttacttaaaaaaatgaattattacCATGCACGACTTTAGATTCTAAAAACCTTGAAAATTCAAAACCATGATCATGAAAGCTCCactcatataaaataaattttgataatactacttttaattttaaaattacaacttttaagTCTTCATTTTAGCCACTAAACCGAAAGATTGTCGACTATGCTTAAAATGAAACTCAACTAACAAGCTAATTTAAACGttatgtaataaataataactatgcTCGATATTATGTTAATTTATGATAATACTCTAAATTTAAGGGGATTGATATATTGAATAACACCCTTTAAAGAGGTGTAATTTGAAGATAAATATAACCTTATTTttaatcataattattattcaaagtCCTTGTCAACTCAACACGAATTGTGGTTTTCCAATTTCCTTACCCATGCAAATTGAATTGTGTGGTGAAATCATTAGTAGTACCAAATTAACTTCATGATGTTACATAGTTGGTAAGACTTTAAGGACGGAGCCTTTGATCAATAATTAAGGGCTCGAACCtcattaaaaatgacatttgtATTTTCAACCATAAAAATATTGAGATAATCGAATAGATCTCAAATCAACCACTGAATCAACCCACATGGGAGGGATAAGTTCGAGTTTCAGTAGAgacgatattggctctttgtgcttcatttggttgagaaagtagctatgaatagatattacattgtaacataatcaatagtactaaaaaaaaactataaaattgaaaaaataattttagtaattttagaaagtagttatgaatagatattacattgtaactaTACGGCATTAAAATGTTTTAAGTCTTGTGGAGTACAATATTGTGTCATTGTTTCCATGTATTCAATGATGTGATTTGACTTTTTCTGGGCGTTCACGGCATTAAATTAAAATGCATAGTCGATATAATGAACctagaccaaaaaaaaattaaaataaagtagcCACCAGTGACCACCCAGCCGCCGCCCCTCCATTTATAAAAGCCCCAATAAACCTCATTCCCATTCTTCCCCTCTACCCACCCAAATATTCCTCTAGTCCTAGCTCTGATCTGTTCTGATCTCTAGCTTTTACGCTCATGGACGCCTATCCATCCATGTTCCGATGCTCCTCTCCATCGCCGCTGCCGTATCTGTCGCTGATGAATatgatgaataataataataacagtggTATGGAGAGTGGGTTCTTGGGGATGAAGATGAGTAGTGCGGGTGACGTGGAGGTTCCCTGCAGTGAGGAGATGAAGAGTGAGTCTATTTGCACTGCTGCTGCAACCACTGAGAATAATAGTGGTTTGACGGAGATCGGCGCGGCGAAGTCGCCGTCATCGTCGTCGGCGGGGAAGAAGAAGggagagaagaagatgaagaaggctAGATTTGCTTTCCAGACTAGGAGCCAAGTTGATATTCTTGATGATGGTTATAGATGGAGGAAATATGGTCAGAAGGCTGTTAAGAACAATAGATTCCCAaggttggttttttttttttttttttttaataaatatttttttttcatatttatttgatcatttttttacttgattaatTACCACCCATCTAGGTTTTCAtcaataaatatgattttttttattaaaaaaaatatcaaaagcTATTTCCACGAAAGAAAAACTCACTATTATGTTGTTGTTTGGTGAAAAATTACAAGAATTTcataagaaatttaaaaatttcacAATCTCTAAGCACTGGAATTAATAGCTTTAATGAATCGTGTAGGAAAGAATTTCTTTTCTTGTTattatttcttccttttttcgTTTTGTGATGAGAAAAATTCACAACCACTGGCCTGCATCAATAAAATATGTCTTATGATCCTAACTGACAAATGACTCTAAAAAAGTAAATCAGTCTAAGTTGCTCATAAATGATCAGTCACCTCAAATCAAAAAGGCTAATAGATCACACCGATCCCCACTGAAAATAAAACTTGAAACTTTGTTGTTACCAAGCTAAAATCAAGACGGTTTTCTTGTTACTATTTCTTGAGTTTATAGGATATATACTTTGAGAATTGTGATTTTATGTTGTCATTTGGAAAGGAAATTCTATTGTACTTATCACTTAAtctgagaaataaattaaatacaaactAAGAGATAGAAACTCGAAATAGGGTTTTCTATTTTTAGGTATATGACGGAGTTGATGATGTAATAAGTAGAAAATAATCCCTGACTTAAAATTTGTTTCTGGGGTTGGGGTAAAGTTTAAAAAGGATATGATGAAGCTAGAAAACATCTAATAAGTTTAAACCTAATTTTGGGTATATAGCAATAATCTTCGTCAGCTCAttcctcttttttctttctctctctctaatggtggcatgtatgtatatataggagCTACTATAGGTGCACCCATCAAGGATGCAACGTGAAGAAGCAAGTTCAGAGGCTGTCAAAGGACGAAGGAGTTGTGGTGACAACCTACGAAGGCGTCCATTCTCATCCCATCGAGAAATCCACCGACAACTTTGAGAACATCTTGAGCCAGATGCAAATCTACGCCGCCTTTTGATTAATTTCATGACTGCCGACACACATACCATGCACCACCTCGGACACGAAATGGTTAATTGTGTCGAGTTGGGATGGTGTACAATTATATTAGCTTATAGTACAACTGATCAGATCAtgtcaagttttttttttttgctcgtGTGTGTGTAAAAATTCGTCAGGACGTACATGAATGTATTCTGGAAAGGCCGTTAGATAAATTAGAATTCTAGACGGACTCGGATTGGTATGGGAAtggtttctttaatttagatgaATATTTGTCTAATGGAACTCTTGCTTATGGCTATAGCTTTAGATGGATAAAACTCAGGTTTTAACTTTTGTTGAACGTGCGAAAGACCGTGTGGCTTTGACAACTCAAAGTTAATTAAAAGTCTGGCTCCCACTCAATGTGTATTGATATTAGTTAAAGGTTAGGCTATATATGCATGTTTAGTAAACCTAACTAAAAAGTTAAACTAATGTTTATAAGTGTTTGATACAATTAGTTATTGAGAAAATTGATAACCAATCAAAGTCTAAATATGAGTACACACATGTAGTCATtccatatatttaatttgaaattaattaaaggaTATTATAAGATACTGTAATGTTCAAATGATCAATGTTTACAGTTTCtgaaagaattataattttgttttgtaacatattaataaaaaaattaatattttaaaactagtgttgtatatatttgtttttcaatggattgattatatttacaaaatgtttttgaaatagatctcatatatgatatattattcTAGGTAAATTTATgtgtataattaatattaaggcaataatatgtgtattaataaattctttttaaaataataataataataataatgatgatgatgatgatgataattctTTTTGAAGAATAATATTAAGCACATATGTGTGTTTtgttaattggtaaaaaatagGGTAGATTTCGAGGTTGATAACAATGGAGGGAAGATATGAGAGGGATAAGAGACAGTTAAgatttgataaagaaaataaagtgaaaaagaagaagaagaattgtaTATACTCCCAAGTTCTATTCCATCACTTTTACTCTATGATGTGATAAATGGCAATCaataatatgatatttttattaagTGGATCTCAAGATTCTCAGTGGTTTGTGATAAGGAGTATAAACTGGGAGTAAAAAGTGAAAGTACAtgtagtattttttaaaaaataataataataataattataaattatgagtttattttgaaacgt includes:
- the LOC116001540 gene encoding probable WRKY transcription factor 75 encodes the protein MDAYPSMFRCSSPSPLPYLSLMNMMNNNNNSGMESGFLGMKMSSAGDVEVPCSEEMKSESICTAAATTENNSGLTEIGAAKSPSSSSAGKKKGEKKMKKARFAFQTRSQVDILDDGYRWRKYGQKAVKNNRFPRSYYRCTHQGCNVKKQVQRLSKDEGVVVTTYEGVHSHPIEKSTDNFENILSQMQIYAAF